The following coding sequences lie in one Helicoverpa zea isolate HzStark_Cry1AcR chromosome 2, ilHelZeax1.1, whole genome shotgun sequence genomic window:
- the LOC124640267 gene encoding protein hunchback-like, whose amino-acid sequence MISCASPAGMPPAHHSTHSQAWGALLQPPTVKSEPMEDGSFLKDQTSGFYSEGFHSASPSSSSKDSNGHSPRSVGSSGEPSPFYDNMSLKAKANLGMHLESFRNGLPYSLLTPPGFEPRNNDGREPSPGYETSYSPRNLAPPAHVSTPLARADATPPKSPPRTPSSPDRDHDRRSFERYHDSGYDGIGQKNDGDDGRDGSGDEDFDDEPGLRVPAVNSHGKVKTFKCKQCEFVAVTKLSFWEHSKEHIKPEKMLCCRKCPFVTEYKHHLEYHMRNHLGSKPFQCTQCSYSCVNKSMLNSHLKSHSNVYQYRCADCNYATKYCHSLKLHLRKYQHNPAMVLNPDGTPNPLPIIDVYGTRRGPKQKPLSKMFDHPSPMNNNHQPQQPPPSHPIFGNHFPVNLPYLPPLLPHSFLFPPNNNYEHRTSPKLSEMPSEKSHAISPPPSLLHQRLAYTERSLDNGSTSPPAKSPATSPTSLPQTPTTPREEPAAAGNDALDLTNTKTSEAGTPPPTTEQPTPVTPTTALKNRRKGRAFKLQPAALRLQHEDEKTRDMEISDSESDGSVEAPATTQSYSCQYCDITFGDLTMHTIHMGFHGYNDPFMCNKCGERSADRVAFFIHLGRAQHA is encoded by the exons ATGATCAGTTGCGCATCCCCCGCTGGCATGCCGCCCGCGCATCACTCCACGCACTCCCAAGCCTGGGGAGCACTGCTACAGCCACCCACAGTG AAATCCGAACCGATGGAAGACGGAAGTTTTCTGAAGGATCAAACCAGCGGCTTCTATTCGGAGGGCTTCCACAGCGCATCGCCCTCCTCATCCAGTAAGGACTCGAATGGGCACTCCCCGCGCAGCGTCGGCAGTTCCGGAGAACCTTCGCCATTCTACGACAACATGTCACTTAAAGCCAAAGCTAATCTTGGCATGCACTTAGAGTCGTTCCGCAATGGCTTGCCGTACAGCCTCCTCACACCCCCCGGCTTCGAGCCGCGCAATAATGACGGCCGCGAACCCTCACCCGGCTATGAAACATCTTACTCGCCAAGAAACTTGGCTCCCCCTGCACACGTGTCCACGCCTCTAGCACGTGCCGACGCTACCCCACCGAAATCACCCCCAAGAACACCATCATCCCCTGATAGGGATCACGATAGGAGATCTTTCGAACGCTATCACGACTCTGGGTATGACGGCATCGGACAGAAGAACGACGGCGATGACGGCCGCGATGGCTCCGGTGATGAAGACTTTGATGATGAGCCAGGCCTTCGCGTCCCCGCAGTTAACTCACACGGAaaagttaaaacttttaaatgcaagCAATGCGAATTTGTTGCCGTTACTAAACTGAGCTTCTGGGAGCACAGCAAAGAACACATTAAACCAGAGAAAATGTTATGCTGCAGAAAGTGCCCATTTGTAACGGAATACAAACACCATCTTGAATACCACATGAGGAATCATTTAGGTTCCAAGCCATTCCAGTGCACGCAGTGCTCATACTCTTGTGTCAACAAGTCTATGCTCAACTCTCACTTGAAGTCTCACTCCAACGTATATCAGTACCGTTGTGCTGACTGCAACTACGCGACAAAGTACTGCCATTCCTTGAAGCTACACTTGCGCAAGTACCAACACAACCCTGCAATGGTTCTTAATCCCGACGGCACTCCTAACCCGCTGCCTATCATTGATGTATATGGAACTCGTCGCGGGCCTAAACAGAAGCCATTGTCAAAGATGTTCGATCATCCGTCGCCGATGAACAACAACCACCAACCCCAACAGCCCCCACCATCGCACCCTATCTTTGGTAACCACTTCCCGGTCAACCTACCTTACCTCCCGCCACTGCTACCTCACTCATTCTTATTCCCGCCGAACAACAACTATGAACATCGCACATCACCTAAACTATCAGAAATGCCCTCTGAGAAAAGCCATGCTATTTCTCCTCCACCTTCACTGCTCCACCAGCGTCTTGCTTACACTGAGAGGTCCCTTGATAATGGCTCCACATCACCACCCGCGAAGTCACCTGCGACATCACCCACCAGCTTACCTCAAACACCAACAACTCCACGAGAAGAGCCGGCAGCGGCGGGCAACGATGCTCTCGACCTCACAAATACCAAGACGAGCGAAGCAGGTACACCTCCTCCTACCACAGAACAACCAACGCCCGTGACTCCAACCACCGCCCTCAAAAACAGGAGGAAAGGTCGAGCCTTCAAGCTGCAGCCAGCGGCCTTGCGACTGCAACACGAGGACGAGAAAACCAGGGATATGGAAATTTCTGACTCCGAATCGGATGGTTCCGTAGAAGCTCCCGCCACCACTCAGTCGTATTCGTGTCAATATTGCGACATTACTTTTGGAGATTTAACAATGCATACTATTCACATGGGTTTCCATGGGTATAATGATCCGTTTATGTGTAACAAGTGTGGGGAGCGCAGCGCGGACCGCGTCGCGTTCTTCATCCACCTGGGCCGGGCGCAGCACGCCTAG